Part of the Pantanalinema sp. genome is shown below.
ACCAGCCCGAGCAGGTTGCGGTAGGTCTGCTCGTTGGCCTTGATGGTCTCCTCGGGGATGCCCAGGACCGCCGAGACCTGGTTGTAGACGATGTTGTAGGCGTGGGAGGCAAAGGAGAAGGTCAAGGGCGAGGTCACCCCCGAGTAGCTCTCGGTGATGTTCGAGTTGTCCCAGATGATCTCCTTGCCGGCGGTCGCCTGGGGCACCTTGAGGTTGGTGATGGGGCGGGCCTGCAGGATGTAGAGCCGGCCGTCGGCGAGCGCCCACTCGATGTCCTGGGGCTTGCCGAAGTGGGCCTCGATCCGCATGCCCAGGTCGGCCAGCGCCTGGGCCTGGGCTTCGGTGAGGCAAGGGATATCTTGTTGCTCTGCTGCGACGTTGGCCTCGTAGGTTCCATGGCCGCGCCGTGAGGCGAAGGATACCTTCTTGGGTTTGTTTACGGTCTCAGTGGTCAGTTGCCTTGTCTTCTTGTTGACGGTGAAGGAGTCGGTGTCGAGCGCGCCCGACACAATCCCCTCGCCCAGGCCGTAGGTGCCGTTGATGACCGCGGCGTCGCGATCGCCCGTGAGCGGGTCGGCCGTGAACATGACCCCCGACACGTCGGCGTTCACCATCTCCTGGACGATGACGGCGACCTCGGCCCCCACCGGGTCCAGGCCCTTGAGGTGGCGATAGGCGATCGCCCGCTCCGAGTAGGCGGAGGCCCAGCACCCCTTGATGGCCTTGAGGACGCCCTCGGTGCCCTTGACGAAGAGGAAGGAATCCATCTGGCCGGCGAACGAGTCCTTGGCGCCGTCCTCGCCGAGCGCCGACGAGCGCACGGCCACGAACGCCTCGCTCGCGAACTGGTCGCGGTAGGCGCGCTTGAGCTCGCGGGCCATGGCCTCGGGGATCTCGCTGGACTCGAAGAGGCGTCGGATGGTCTCGCTCGCGGTCCTGGCCGCCTCGGGCCTGGCGAAGTCGAGGCCCGCCACCAGGGTCCGGATGACGGCCTCCAGCCCGGAGCTTGCCATGAAGCGCTTGAACATGCCCGTCGGAACGATGGCCCAGGGGGGCACCGGCAGCCCCTGGGCGCTCAGCTCCCGGAGGTTGAGGGCCTTGCCGCCCAGCTCCTGGGCGTCGAGGGAGTTCAGTGCATTGTTGGTGGCTTCACGCGTCATATCGGGTTCTCTTTTCCCTGCCCCCTGGTGGGGCGGGGCTGAGCGTCTAACAAGACCGTTCCATCAAGCCGCTTATGGCGGCCAAACTCGACACATGCCTGGTTTTGTTAGACGCGAGGAGGGGTGGGGGGATCAAACAGGTTCCTTAGAAATCGAGGCGGATCCCGCGGCCGGCCGCGGCGCCTACCGCGATCGCCACGTAGCACAGCAGCATCAGGACCGCCGCCCAGTTGTCGAGCCCCTTGGCCCGCTTGGGGGTCGGCCTGAGCAGGAACTGCGCGAACCCGAAGGCGGTGACCAGCGTGCCGAGCCCGAGCAGCCCGTAGGCGACGGGCCCGAAGCCCACCTCGAGCCCGAGCGCCAGCGCGCAACCCGCCCCTGCCAGCAGGCTCGAGAAGGCCATCAGCGCGGCTCCGGGCGCCCCGAAGTGCTTGGAGTACGAATCGGCGAGGGGCTGCTCGTCAACCGGCATGCGGATCTTGCGCGACATCTCCCAGCCGAGGCCGGTGCCCGCGCCCATTCCCAGCTGCAGCCAGAACAGCCCGTGCCAGCCGGCGCCCGCCTGGGTCGCTGACAGCATGAAAACATACACGCAAAGCAATGGCGTGATGACCTGATGCGTCAGGGCGTAAAGCACGATGTGCTTGTTGAGCCACTCGCCGACGAAGAATTCCTTGTACATCAGGAGCGCATATGTGATGACAAGAAGATAAGATGTGATGGTGGTGAATCCCATCGGGAGATTGAGCAACAAGAGGACCATGGCCACCGTCCAGCCCATGACCTTCAACTCGGAGAGGGGCATCACGCCGCGCGACACGACCCTGTCCGGGTGCGCGATCACGTCGCGGGCGTAGTCCTTGAACTCGTCGAAGATCCGCAGCAGGAAGAAGCTGAGCAGCACGGCCGCCATCCCCGAGAGCGCGCGCCATCCGAAGCGGGCGGCGCCTGGCTGGACCAGGCGCTCGGCGAGCAGGTAGTTGCTCATGAAGAAGGCGCAAACGACCACCAGGTGCGTCGTCAGCGGGAAGCGCTCGTCGAGGTAAAGCTTGAGGCGCGCGGGAAACGGAAGGGCTGGGGCGTCGGTGGCCATGCGTTCTCCTTGTCACGGGGCTATATCTTCCTACCCAGCAACCGTCCTCGGATAGCAGGGGGTCGTACGGGTGGGGTTGAGAAGCCTCGCTCGCGTGGTACAAGGGGAGCACCTTACCGACGACCGACCCAGGAGCGTGACATGACGGCTGGCCTTACCGAAGACACCTTGGCGCGGGGCGCTCATCCGGCCGCGCCCGAGGGCGAAGCGAGGCTCAGGAGCGAGGTCGCCCACCGCCCGTTCTTCCGGGCCATCGGGTACAGCAACTGCTGGGAGGACCCCGCGATCCTGCAGGAGGCCCTGCGGGTCGAGGCCGGAGACGTCTGCTTCTCGATCACCTCGGGCGGCTGCAACACCCTGAGCTTGCTCTTGCACGACCCCGCGCGCGTGGTCGCCCTGGACTTCAACCCGAGCCAGAACCACCTGCTGCGCCTGAAGATCGCCGCCTTCAAGGCCCTCGACCACGACGGGGTCCTCGAGCTGCTGGGTGTCCGCCCCTCCCTGCGCCGCGCGGAGCTCTACGCGGGCCTGCGCTCGCTCTTGTCCGACGATGCGCGCGCCTACTGGGATGCCCACCCGAAACCGATCGCGCGAGGCGTCTTGTACGCGGGCCGTCTGGAGCGTTACCTGCTCGCTTTCGGCGCGCTGATGCGCCTCATTTACGGCCGCAAGAAGCTGCGCGCCCTCTTCGATTGCCGCTCGCTCGACGAGCAGCAGGCCTACTACGATCGCCACATCGACGGCCCCGTCTGGCGCGGAATCTTCGACGTCTTCTTCAGCCGGGCCGTCATGACCCGGGCCAAGGACAAGGAGCACTTTCGCCTGGTCGACTTCGACGGGTTCGGCAAGATCTTCCGTGCCCGGGCCGCCCACGCCTTCACCGGCATCCCCATCCGCACCAACTACTTCCTGGCGCTCATCTTGCTCGGCGCCTACCTGGACGAGGCTGCGCTCCCGCCCTACCTGGCGCGCGAGAACTTCGCGGCGATGCGCGAGCGGGTCCACCGGGTCGAGATCGTCACGGGCGAGATCGAGCGCTACCTGGTAAGCGTACCCGACGATACCTTCGACCGCTTCAACGTCTCGAATCTATTCGACTGG
Proteins encoded:
- a CDS encoding DUF3419 family protein, whose amino-acid sequence is MTAGLTEDTLARGAHPAAPEGEARLRSEVAHRPFFRAIGYSNCWEDPAILQEALRVEAGDVCFSITSGGCNTLSLLLHDPARVVALDFNPSQNHLLRLKIAAFKALDHDGVLELLGVRPSLRRAELYAGLRSLLSDDARAYWDAHPKPIARGVLYAGRLERYLLAFGALMRLIYGRKKLRALFDCRSLDEQQAYYDRHIDGPVWRGIFDVFFSRAVMTRAKDKEHFRLVDFDGFGKIFRARAAHAFTGIPIRTNYFLALILLGAYLDEAALPPYLARENFAAMRERVHRVEIVTGEIERYLVSVPDDTFDRFNVSNLFDWISEPNFVRLHQEIARVGREGGRMANWNTLLARAIPADRVAGIERRPDLGQVLLRRDRAFLYANFEVGIIRKVARHPGSDNRA